CAAATGAACTTGTGCTGTGTCAGGTCCTCCTTCAAGGAACCCTTTAAGTCATCCACAATCAGCTGCTTGGGCTGGGTCCGGATTGCCCTTTCCACCCTATGGCCAGGGATGGGCCTGGTTGGTGGTGACCGTCCCAGCAGGCCCTGCTCAGAAGAGGCACTGCTGTTGCTCCCAGAACTGGCTGCACTTCCAGTGCTGGTCGATCTGCTCAATATGGGGCCTCTGGCATTATTTGAGAGTCCTGCATGTCCCAGGTGGCTGGTAGGTCTATGCTCATAGTTATTATTCACATTAATTGGTATGATTTCATGAGTCCTTTCATGCTTTTCTTGTCTTGGTGCTGTTCGAGGAGCAGGTCTTCTCACCGCGGACGGCCCTTCTGTGTACTCATTGCTGCCTCTGATGGCCTTTATCTGGTCTAAGGACAAAATAGCAGCAGGCTGAATCTCTCTCTCATAGTCTAACCTCTGACGGCTATCCAAAGCAGGCTGCTGGATCACAACTAATGAACTGCCACTGCCATGGTGATTTTGGGGATCCATGTGTAGTGATCTTGAATTCTGGCAATCAGTGGAAACCTGGCATGCATCTGAAATcctaaaaggaaatcaaagatgaaaaaaaaaaaaaacaaaacagaaaataaatgacaagcagcatttgggggaggggagaggcgagAAATCCTGTCAAATCACAAATTGCCTAAACCACCTGGTAATGATCTCCCTCACCAGCGGATTGCAATGATGCTGGGTTCCTGGCCAGAATCCAATTCCAAGAGAGGCTGAGGACCACATCATAGAAGAAGAATGTAAGCAAGAGACCCCATGCCACAAGAATTAGAagttttttcaacttttaaaagcaGAATCAAGAAGTAATGCCTTCCTGTTTGCAAATCTAACAAACAATTAAAATGGAGTATGCCCTAGTGGGGAATATTAAGTACACGCACTAATAAATACCTCACCTAAAGAGAGCTCAGTATCAGTTCATGGGTGTtttacataaacaaaaatatccacttaaaaaaaaattaagaatggctTTGGTGCTGTTGCCTTTTGTTATTTGTTTGCTGTTACAGATTCAATTAACCTTGAGGAAATTAGTGAAGGCATACTTcacgcattaaaaaaaaaaatccaagagatTCCAAACTAAAATGGAATCTCAAAGTAAGAGATCATTTGCAGTAGAAGCTAGAATTTTAAAGCTAGCTCATTATTAGCTAGCAAAAGCGAATGTAGGCAAATACA
The nucleotide sequence above comes from Camelus dromedarius isolate mCamDro1 chromosome 1, mCamDro1.pat, whole genome shotgun sequence. Encoded proteins:
- the SPRY1 gene encoding protein sprouty homolog 1, which translates into the protein MDPQNHHGSGSSLVVIQQPALDSRQRLDYEREIQPAAILSLDQIKAIRGSNEYTEGPSAVRRPAPRTAPRQEKHERTHEIIPINVNNNYEHRPTSHLGHAGLSNNARGPILSRSTSTGSAASSGSNSSASSEQGLLGRSPPTRPIPGHRVERAIRTQPKQLIVDDLKGSLKEDLTQHKFICEQCGKCKCGECTAPRTLPSCLACNRQCLCSAESMVEYGTCMCLVKGIFYHCSNDDEGDSYSDNPCSCSQSHCCSRYLCMGAMSLFLPCLLCYPPAKGCLKLCRGCYDWIHRPGCRCKNSNTVYCKLESCPSRGQGKPS